GTGTTGCTTGTTTAACCGTACAAACCACAACGTCACCGATATTTGCTGTTTTACGACCAGAACCACCAAGTACTTTAATTGTAAGTACTTCACGAGCTCCTGAGTTGTCAGCAACTTTCATACGACTTTCTTGTTGGATCACTTGAGTATCCTCCTTTCAAACTTTCAGGTTTCTCTATAGGAAAATTCGAATTAAATAATTACTGCTTCTTCTACAACTTCTACTAAACGGAAGCGTTTTGTCGCAGATAATGGACGAGTTTCCATAATTTTAACGATGTCTCCCGTTTTTGCTACATTGTTTTCATCATGAGCTTTATATTTTTTAGAGTATTTAACTCTCTTGCCATAAATCTTATGAGTTTTCTTTGTTTCTACTACAACAACGATAGTTTTATCCATTTTATCGGAAACTACTCGCCCAGTGTAGACTTTACGTTCATTTCTTTCTTGAGTCATCTATCAATGGCCTCCTTCCACTATTACTTAGCAGCTTCTTCACGCAAAACTGTTTTGATGCGTGCAATCGATTTACGAACTTCTGAAATTCGCGCTGTGTTTTCTAATTGACCTGTTGCTAATTGGAAACGTAAGTTGAAAAGTTCTTCTTTATACTCTTTCTCTTTAGCGATCATTTCGGTAGTGGTTAACTCTCTGATATCTTTAACCTTCATTCGATTCACCACCCATTTCTTCACGTTTTACAATTTTTGTTTTAATAGGTAACTTATTAGAAGCAAGTCTTAATGCTTCACGAGCTACATCTTCTGGAACGCCAGCAACTTCAAACAAGATTTTTCCACGTTTTACTGGTGAAACCCAGCCTTCAGGAGCCCCTTTACCAGAACCCATACGAACACCAATTGCTTTTGATGTATATGACTTGTGAGGGAAAATTTTAATCCATACTTTCCCACCACGTTTCATGTGACGAGTCATTGCGATACGGGCAGCTTCAATTTGACGGTTAGTAATCCAATGAGAATCTACAGCTTGTAAGCCATATTCACCAAATGCGATTTCTTTTCCACCTTTAGCTTCACCACGCATTTTACCTCTAAATTCACGACGGTGTTTTACACGTTTAGGTACTAACATGATTATTTCCCTCCTTTCTCAGTGTTTTTCTTTTCAGGAAGAATTTCTCCACGATAAATCCACACTTTAACTCCTAGTTTTCCGTATGTTGTATCTGCTTCTTCCCAAGCATAATCAATATCTGCTCTTAATGTGTGCAATGGAACAGTTCCTTCAGAATAACCTTCAGAACGTGCCATGTCAGCACCATTTAAACGTCCAGATACAAGAGTTTTGATACCTTGAGCACCTGATCTCATTGTACGTTGGATAGCTTGTTTTTGAGCACGACGGAATGCTACACGATTTTCTAATTGACGTGCAATTCCTTCTGCTACTAATTTAGCATCTAAATCTGGTTTTTTGATTTCAACGATGTTAATATGAACTCGTTTACCAGTTAATTTATTTAATTCTTTACGTAAAGCTTCAACTTCAGATCCGCCTTTACCAATAACCATACCAGGTTTAGCAGTATGAATTGAAACGTTCACGCGATTTGCAGCACGTTCGATTTCAACGGTTGAAACAGAAGCATCAGCCAATCTAGTCGAAATGAATTTACGAATCTTCAAATCTTCATGTAGGTATTCAGCGTATTCTTTTTCTGCATACCATTTCGCATCCCAGTCACGAATGACGCCGACACGCATTCCAATTGGATTAATTTTTTGACCCACTGGTTGTCCCTCCTTATTTTTCTGATACTACTACTGTAATATGACTTGTTCTTTTGTTGATAGGTGAAGCAGATCCTTTTGCACGAGGACGGAAGCGTTTCATTGTTGGTCCTTCATTTACAAATACTTCTGATACTACTAAATCTTCAACATCTAAATCAAAGTTATTTTCTGCGTTAGCAATAGCTGACATAAGCACTTTTTCAACAATACCTGCTGCTTTGTTAGGTGAGAATTTCAAGATTGAAATTGCTTCTCCTACTTGTTTACCTCTGATTAGGTCAACAACAAGTCTTGTCTTGCGAGGTGAAGTGCGAATTGTTTTAGCAGTTGCTTTAGCTGAAGTAATTCTTTCTTCTGACATATTCGTGTCCTCCCCTCAATTAGCGATTTGTTTTTTTATCGTCAGCAGCATGTCCGCGATAAGTTCTTGTTGGTGCGAATTCACCTAGTTTATGGCCTACCATGTCTTCTTGAATGTAAACAGGAACATGTTTTCTTCCATCATATACTGCGATAGTATATCCTATAAAGTTTGGAAAAATTGTAGAACGACGTGACCAAGTTTTAATTACTTTCTTTTTCGGTTGATCTTTTTGTGCTTCCACTTTTTTCATTAAGTGTTCATCGACAAAAGGTCCTTTTTTTAAGCTACGACCCATGGTGAACCTCCTCTCACATATTTCATATTAGCTATCAAATTATTTAGTTTTACGACGACGTACAATAAGTTTATCTGATTTAGCTTTTTTGCTACGTGTTTTGTATCCAAGTGTTGGTTTGCCCCATGGACTCATTGGAGATGGACGTCCGATAGGTGCTTTACCTTCACCACCACCGTGTGGGTGATCATTAGGGTTCATTACGCTACCACGTACAGTAGGACGTTTACCTAACCAACGATTACGACCAGCTTTACCGATGTTGATTAATTCGTGTTGTTCGTTACCTACAGTACCGATTGTTGCACGACAAGTTCCTAAAATCATACGAACTTCTCCTGAATTCAAACGAACTAATACATATTTACCTTCTTTACCTAACACTTGAGCGCTAGTACCAGCTGAACGAATTAATTGTCCACCTTTACCAGGTTTTAACTCAATGTTATGGATAACAGTACCAACTGGGATATTATTCAATGGTAGAGCATTTCCTACTTTGATATCCGCATCTGGACCTGAAGAAATTTGTGCACCTACTTGGATGCCTTTTGGTGCTAAGATATATGCCTTCACACCATCAGTGTAATGGATTAATGCAATGTTAGCAGATCTGTTTGGATCATACTCAACTGTTTTTACAGTACCAACCACATTATCTTTATTACGTTTAAAGTCAATTAAACGATATTGGCGTTTGTGTCCACCAGCTTGATGACGTACAGTAATTTTACCTTGGTTGTTACGTCCAGCGTTTTTACTTAATGGTTGTAATAACGTTTTTTCTGGTTTAGATGTTGTGATTTCAGCAAAATCAGAACCAGTCATGTTACGACGACCATTTGTGGTAGGTTTATACTTTTTAATCGCCACGTGATTTCCCTCCTACTTTAGTTGATGCTGTAATTATTCAGCATCAAAAATTTGAATTTCTTTTGAATCTTCTGTTAGTTGTACAATTGCTTTACGGCGTTTTTTAGTATAACCAGCATGTTTACCCATTCTTTTAAGTTTAGGTTTTACATTCATGATGTTCACTTTTTTAACTTTAACGTCGAAAACTGATTCTACAGCTTGCTTAACTAATGTTTTGTTGGCTCTTACGTCAACTTCAAACGTGTATTTTTTTTCGTCCATAGCTGCTACAGACATTTCTGTAATAACTGGACGTTTAATTACGTCGATTAATTCCATTATGCAAGCACCTCCTCTATTTGAGTTAGAGCAGTTTTAGTTACTAATAGTTTGTCAGCAGCAACTACGTCAAGTACACTTACGTTATTTGATTCTACAATAGAAACGTTTGGTAAGTTACGTCCTGATAAAGCAGCAAAATCATTGCCACCTTCTAGTACTACTAAAACTTTAGTGTCAACACTTAAGTTTGCTAAAACTTGTTTAAATTCTTTTGTTTTTGGTGCGTCGAAAGCTAATCCTTCAACAACAACTAGTTTGTTTTCAGCAACTTTTTCTGATAAAACAGATTTAATTGCTAAACGACGAACTTTTTTAGGTAATTTGTAGCTGTAAGAACGTGGTGTTGGTCCAAAGACAACTCCACCTCCACGCCATTGTGGTGAGCGGATAGATCCTTGACGCGCACGACCTGTTCCTTTTTGACGCCATGGTTTACGTCCACCACCGCGTACAGCGCTACGGTTTTTAACAGCGTGAGTTCCTTGTCTTAAAGAAGCACGTTGCATGATAATTGCATCGTAGACAACACTTTCGTTTGGCTCGATACCAAAAATAGCTTCATTTAATTCAATTTCGCCATTTTGAGTTCCATCTTGTTTAAATAATGCTACAGATGTCATTCTTAGTTCCTCCTCTCCCACAATTATTTAGCAGCCTTAACAGCTGTTTTTATTTCAATTAATGATTTTTTAGCACCAGGTACATTACCTTTTACTAAAATAACATTTTTATCTGCATCTACTCTTACGATTTCAAGGTTTTGAACGGTAACACGATCTCCACCCATACGTCCAGCAAGTTTTTTGCCTTTAAATACACGTGATGGATCAGACGCTCCACCCATTGAACCTGGACGACGATGGTATCTAGAACCATGTGCCATTGGTCCACGAGATTGTCCATGACGCTTAATAACCCCTTGGAAGCCGTGTCCTTTAGTTGTACCTGTGACATCAACAATGTCTCCTGCTTGGAAAACATCAACAGTGATTTCTTTACCTACTTCATATTCTCCCAGCTCAACATCATTGAATTCTCTAATGAAGCGCTTAGGAGTCGTATTTGCTTTTGCAACATGACCCTTAGCAGGTTTGTTTGACAAAATATCACGTTTATCTTGGAAACCAACTTGGACAGCTTCGTATCCATCAGTTTCAACAGTTTTAACTTGTAAAACAACGTTTGGAGTTGCTTCGATTACTGTTACGGGAATTAATTCGCCGTTTTCTGTAAATATTTGTGTCATACCTACTTTTTTACCTAAGATTCCTTTGGTCATGAGTACACCTCCATCTTTTTGTTATTATAATTTAATTTCAATATTTACACCACTTGGCAAGTCTAGCTTCATTAAAGCGTCAACTGTTTTTGGTGTTGGGCTCACAATATCAATTAAACGTTTGTGAGTACGCATTTCGAATTGTTCACGTGAATCTTTGTATTTATGTGTCGCACGAATTACTGTATAAACTGAACGGTCAGTTGGTAATGGAATTGGTCCAGAAACCTCAGCACCTGTTCTTTTTGCTGTTTCTACAATTTTTTCTGCAGACTGATCTAATACACGATGTTCATACGCTTTTAAACGGATACGAATTTTTTGTTTTGCCATTTTGTTCCCTCCTTCGCCTATTTTAAAAGTAGACATAGCTCCTCGAAAATATCCAACACGCCACCATGGCAATGCTTCCTGGCGTGTCGCAACCTCTCGATTCAACGCCTCCGTATTTTTATACGAGGTACTAATACACTTTTTTATCAGCACCTCTAGAATTATACTAAAAAAGAATGCTATAAGCAACCCTTTTTTACATTAAATTCTTTTTATTTTCACCTTATTAGATATTTTTTTTATTTTATGCCTTAAATAACAAAGTTTGAAAACCATTAAACAAAAAAAGGTTGAAAACAAATGTTTTCAACCTTACGTCCTTACACAACAATGCTTTATTTGAATAGATTAAAAAATTAACCTACGATTTCAGTTACAACGCCTGAACCAACAGTACGTCCACCTTCACGAATTGAGAAACGAGTTCCGTCTTCGATCGCGATTGGGTGAATTAATTCAACGTCCATAGCTACGTTATCACCAGGCATTACCATTTCAGTTCCTTCTGGTAAGTTACATACACCAGTTACGTCAGTTGTACGGAAGTAGAACTGAGGACGGTAGTTTGTAAAGAATGGAGTATGACGTCCACCTTCTTCTTTAGATAAAACGTAAACTTCAGCTTTAAATTTAGTATGTGGAGTGATTGTTCCTGGAGCAGCTAATACTTGTCCACGTTGGATATCTTCACGAGCTACCCCACGTAATAAAGCACCAATATTATCTCCAGCTTCAGCGTAATCTAATAATTTACGGAACATTTCAACACCTGTTACAGTTGTTTTAGCAGTTTCTTCAGCGATACCTACTAATTCTACTTCGTCACCAACGCGAACTTGTCCACGTTCAACACGACCAGTAGCAACAGTACCACGACCAGTAATTGAGAATACATCTTCAACTGGCATCATGAATGGTTTGTCAGTATCACGTTCTGGTGTTGGGATATACTCATCAACAGCAGCCATTAATTCTAAGATTTTTTCTTCGTAAGAAGCGTCGCCTTCTAAAGCTTTTAATGCTGAACCAGCAACGATTGGAGTATCATCTCCTGGGAAGTCGTATTCAGATAATAAGTCACGAACTTCCATTTCTACTAATTCTAATAATTCTTCGTCGTCAACCATATCCATTTTGTTTAAGAAAACAACGATGTATGGAACACCAACGTTACGAGATAAAAGAATGTGCTCACGAGTTTGTGGCATTGGACCATCAGCAGCAGATACTACTAAAATCGCGCCGTCCATTTGAGCAGCACCAGTGATCATGTTTTTAACGTAGTCAGCATGTCCTGGGCAGTCAACGTGTGCGTAGTGACGAGTGTCAGTTTCATATTCGATATGAGAAGTAGAAATTGTGATTCCACGTTCTTTTTCTTCTGGAGCGTTATCAATATCAGCATATGATGAAGCTTCTCCACCGTTTTTCTTAGCTAAAACTGTTGCGATTGCTGCAGATAAAGTTGTTTTACCGTGGTCAACGTGTCCGATTGTACCAATGTTTACATGGGCTTTCGAACGGTCAAATTTTTCTTTTGCCATTTTGTATATATCCTCCTAAAATTTAAAAGTTGTTTATTTATATTATAATGATGAAGGAAGAAAATCAATTAATGAGTTTCATACCCTCATTCATCATCATTCTACATGAAATTTAGAAAAAAGCCTAGTCAAAAATTAATCTTGAGACCCGCCATTTTTCTTGATAATTTCTTCTTGAATAGATTTTGGTACATCTTCATAGTGGTCAAATACCATCATAAATGTACCACGTCCCTGAGTTGAAGAACGTAATGTTGTTGCGTATCCAAACATTTCAGCAAGTGGAATCATTGCGTTAACAATTTGTGAGTTACCATGTGCTTCCATACCTTCAACGCGTCCACGACGACTTGTAACATGTCCCATGATATCACCTAAGTTATCTTCTGGAACAGTAATTGTTACTTTCATCATTGGTTCAAGAATAACTGGTTGTGCTTTCTTAGCTGCTGCACGTAAAGCCATAGAAGCCGCAACACGGAATGCTGTCTCGTTCGAGTCAACATCATGGTAAGAACCATCATATAATTTAGCTTTAATATCAACTAATGGGTATCCAGCAAGAACACCATTAGCCATAGAATCTTCTAATCCTTTTTCAACAGCTGGGATGTATTCACGAGGAACCACACCACCGACGATAGCATTTTCAAACTCGAAGCCTTTTCCTTCTTCGTTTGGTGTGAACTCAACCCATACGTGACCGTATTGACCTTTACCACCAGACTGGCGAACGAATTTACCTTCCGCTTGAGTCATAGGCGCTCTAAATGTTTCACGATAAGAAACTTGAGGAGCTCCTACGTTTGCTTCTACTTTGAATTCACGTTTCATACGGTCTACTAAAACGTCTAAGTGCAACTCACCCATACCTGAGATAACAGTTTCACCTGTTTCAACGTTTGTTTCAACACGGAATGACGGATCTTCTTCAGCTAGTTTTTGTAAAGCAATACCCATTTTATCTTGGTCAGCTTTAGATTTAGGTTCTACCGCTACTTGAATAACTGGTTCTGGGAACTCAATTGATTCAAGAACAACTGGTGCATCTAATGCACACAATGTGTCCCCTGTTGTTGTATCTTTCAATCCAACAGCAGCTGCGATATCTCCAGCATAAACTGTACTGATTTCTTCACGTGAGTTGGCATGCATTTGTAGAATACGTCCGATACGTTCTTTTTTGTCTTTAGACGCATTTAAAACGTATGAACCACTATCTAATGTTCCAGAGTAAACACGGAAGAATGTTAAACGACCTACGAATGGGTCAGTCATAACTTTAAATGCTAATGAAGCAAACGGTGCGTCATCACTTGATGGACGTTCTGTTTCTTCATCAGTTTTAGTATCAATACCTTTAATTGCTTCAACATCAGTTGGAGCTGGTAAATAGTCTAAAACAGCGTCTAACATTAATTGGACACCTTTATTTTTGAAGGCTGAACCAGCTAATACAGGGAAGAATTCAACATTGATTGTCGCACGACGAATTCCTTGTTTTAATTCTTCTTCAGTGATTTCTTCACCTTCTAAATATTTCATCATTAATTCTTCATCAGTTTCAGCTACAGCTTCAACTAATTTTTCACGCCATTCATTAGCCATATCCATATATTCTTCAGGGATGTCAGTTTCTTGGATATCTGTTCCTAAGTCATTTGTATAGATTTCAGCTTTCATTTTGATTAAGTCGATAATTCCAGTGAAGTTATCTTCTGAACCAATTGGTAATTGAATTGGGTGAGCATTTGCTTGTAAACGGTCATGGATTGTTTTAACTGAGTATAAGAAATCTGCACCAGTTTTATCCATTTTATTACAAAATACAATACGAGGTACTTTGTATTCAGTTGCTTGTCTCCAAACAGTTTCTGTTTGAGGCTCAACACCTGATTGTGAGTCAAGTACGGTAACAGCACCATCTAATACACGTAATGAACGTTGAACTTCAATTGTGAAATCCACGTGCCCAGGAGTGTCAATGATGTTTACACGGTAACCTTTCCATTGTGCAGTCGTTGCTGCAGATGTAATCGTAATACCACGTTCTTGCTCTTGTTCCATCCAGTCCATTTGTGAAGCTCCCTCATGGGTTTCACCTAATTTATGGATTTTACCAGTATAATAAAGGATACGCTCTGTTGTTGTTGTTTTACCAGCATCAACGTGGGCCATAATTCCGATATTACGAGTTTTTTCTAATGAAAACTCTCTTGCCATTCTATTCTAACTCCTCTCAAACTTGATTGATTTAAATACAACTGTATTCTCTTCGTTTTAAAAAGAGGATCTTACCAACGATAGTGAGCAAATGCTCTGTTGGCTTCAGCCATTTTATGCACGTCTTCACGTTTTTTAACTGAAGAACCAGTGTTATTAGCTGCATCCATAATTTCTTTTGCTAAACGTTGTTCCATTGTGTGCTCCCCACGTAAACGTGAATAGTTAACAATCCAACGTAATCCTAAAGTTGAACGACGTTCTGGACGAACTTCAACCGGTACTTGATAGTTAGAACCACCAACACGGCGAGCTTTAACTTCAAGAACAGGCATAACATTTTCCATTGCTTGTTCGAAAACTTCTAATGGATCATTCCCTGTAGACTCTTTAATAATATCAAATGCATCATAAATAATGCTAGAAGCAACACCACGCTTACCGTCAACCATTACACGGTTGATTAAACGAGTCACTAATTTTGAGTTATAAATCGGATCTGGTAATACATCACGTTTTGCAACAGGACCTTTTCTTGGCATGTGTAACTCCTCCTTCCAAAAATTTTATTTAATCAATTTAATTATTTTTTAGGTTTTTTAGTACCATATTTAGAACGGCTTTGTTTACGATCAGTAACACCAGCAGTATCTAAAGCACCACGTACGATATGATAACGAACCCCTGGTAAATCTTTTACACGACCTCCACGGATTAAAACCACACTATGTTCTTGCAAGTTATGTCCAATACCTGGAATGTAAGCTGTCACTTCAATTAAGTTTGACAAACGAACACGAGCATATTTACGTAACGCAGAGTTAGGTTTTTTCGGTGTCATCGTACCCACACGTGTACAAACACCACGTTTTTGTGGAGAGTTCACGTTAGTTTGAGATTTTTTGAAACTATTATAGCTTTTACCTAAAGCAGGTGAGCCAGATTTAGTTGTTTTTGATTTACGAGATTTACGTACCAATTGATTAATTGTAGGCATGATAAAGTTCCTCCTTCCTTATAGAGCTTTTCTAGAGCCACACATCCAGGTGGTTCTTTTTCAAATTTAAAAAATTAATGCAAGAAATCCTGCATCGTAAAATAGGCTTTAATA
This genomic stretch from Vagococcus sp. CY52-2 harbors:
- the fusA gene encoding elongation factor G, which gives rise to MAREFSLEKTRNIGIMAHVDAGKTTTTERILYYTGKIHKLGETHEGASQMDWMEQEQERGITITSAATTAQWKGYRVNIIDTPGHVDFTIEVQRSLRVLDGAVTVLDSQSGVEPQTETVWRQATEYKVPRIVFCNKMDKTGADFLYSVKTIHDRLQANAHPIQLPIGSEDNFTGIIDLIKMKAEIYTNDLGTDIQETDIPEEYMDMANEWREKLVEAVAETDEELMMKYLEGEEITEEELKQGIRRATINVEFFPVLAGSAFKNKGVQLMLDAVLDYLPAPTDVEAIKGIDTKTDEETERPSSDDAPFASLAFKVMTDPFVGRLTFFRVYSGTLDSGSYVLNASKDKKERIGRILQMHANSREEISTVYAGDIAAAVGLKDTTTGDTLCALDAPVVLESIEFPEPVIQVAVEPKSKADQDKMGIALQKLAEEDPSFRVETNVETGETVISGMGELHLDVLVDRMKREFKVEANVGAPQVSYRETFRAPMTQAEGKFVRQSGGKGQYGHVWVEFTPNEEGKGFEFENAIVGGVVPREYIPAVEKGLEDSMANGVLAGYPLVDIKAKLYDGSYHDVDSNETAFRVAASMALRAAAKKAQPVILEPMMKVTITVPEDNLGDIMGHVTSRRGRVEGMEAHGNSQIVNAMIPLAEMFGYATTLRSSTQGRGTFMMVFDHYEDVPKSIQEEIIKKNGGSQD
- the tuf gene encoding elongation factor Tu, which encodes MAKEKFDRSKAHVNIGTIGHVDHGKTTLSAAIATVLAKKNGGEASSYADIDNAPEEKERGITISTSHIEYETDTRHYAHVDCPGHADYVKNMITGAAQMDGAILVVSAADGPMPQTREHILLSRNVGVPYIVVFLNKMDMVDDEELLELVEMEVRDLLSEYDFPGDDTPIVAGSALKALEGDASYEEKILELMAAVDEYIPTPERDTDKPFMMPVEDVFSITGRGTVATGRVERGQVRVGDEVELVGIAEETAKTTVTGVEMFRKLLDYAEAGDNIGALLRGVAREDIQRGQVLAAPGTITPHTKFKAEVYVLSKEEGGRHTPFFTNYRPQFYFRTTDVTGVCNLPEGTEMVMPGDNVAMDVELIHPIAIEDGTRFSIREGGRTVGSGVVTEIVG
- the rpsL gene encoding 30S ribosomal protein S12; the protein is MPTINQLVRKSRKSKTTKSGSPALGKSYNSFKKSQTNVNSPQKRGVCTRVGTMTPKKPNSALRKYARVRLSNLIEVTAYIPGIGHNLQEHSVVLIRGGRVKDLPGVRYHIVRGALDTAGVTDRKQSRSKYGTKKPKK
- the rpsC gene encoding 30S ribosomal protein S3, whose product is MGQKINPIGMRVGVIRDWDAKWYAEKEYAEYLHEDLKIRKFISTRLADASVSTVEIERAANRVNVSIHTAKPGMVIGKGGSEVEALRKELNKLTGKRVHINIVEIKKPDLDAKLVAEGIARQLENRVAFRRAQKQAIQRTMRSGAQGIKTLVSGRLNGADMARSEGYSEGTVPLHTLRADIDYAWEEADTTYGKLGVKVWIYRGEILPEKKNTEKGGK
- the rpsG gene encoding 30S ribosomal protein S7; this translates as MPRKGPVAKRDVLPDPIYNSKLVTRLINRVMVDGKRGVASSIIYDAFDIIKESTGNDPLEVFEQAMENVMPVLEVKARRVGGSNYQVPVEVRPERRSTLGLRWIVNYSRLRGEHTMEQRLAKEIMDAANNTGSSVKKREDVHKMAEANRAFAHYRW
- the rpsQ gene encoding 30S ribosomal protein S17, which translates into the protein MTQERNERKVYTGRVVSDKMDKTIVVVVETKKTHKIYGKRVKYSKKYKAHDENNVAKTGDIVKIMETRPLSATKRFRLVEVVEEAVII
- the rplC gene encoding 50S ribosomal protein L3, with the protein product MTKGILGKKVGMTQIFTENGELIPVTVIEATPNVVLQVKTVETDGYEAVQVGFQDKRDILSNKPAKGHVAKANTTPKRFIREFNDVELGEYEVGKEITVDVFQAGDIVDVTGTTKGHGFQGVIKRHGQSRGPMAHGSRYHRRPGSMGGASDPSRVFKGKKLAGRMGGDRVTVQNLEIVRVDADKNVILVKGNVPGAKKSLIEIKTAVKAAK
- the rplV gene encoding 50S ribosomal protein L22; amino-acid sequence: MSEERITSAKATAKTIRTSPRKTRLVVDLIRGKQVGEAISILKFSPNKAAGIVEKVLMSAIANAENNFDLDVEDLVVSEVFVNEGPTMKRFRPRAKGSASPINKRTSHITVVVSEK
- the rplB gene encoding 50S ribosomal protein L2, with translation MAIKKYKPTTNGRRNMTGSDFAEITTSKPEKTLLQPLSKNAGRNNQGKITVRHQAGGHKRQYRLIDFKRNKDNVVGTVKTVEYDPNRSANIALIHYTDGVKAYILAPKGIQVGAQISSGPDADIKVGNALPLNNIPVGTVIHNIELKPGKGGQLIRSAGTSAQVLGKEGKYVLVRLNSGEVRMILGTCRATIGTVGNEQHELINIGKAGRNRWLGKRPTVRGSVMNPNDHPHGGGEGKAPIGRPSPMSPWGKPTLGYKTRSKKAKSDKLIVRRRKTK
- the rpsS gene encoding 30S ribosomal protein S19, with the protein product MGRSLKKGPFVDEHLMKKVEAQKDQPKKKVIKTWSRRSTIFPNFIGYTIAVYDGRKHVPVYIQEDMVGHKLGEFAPTRTYRGHAADDKKTNR
- the rplW gene encoding 50S ribosomal protein L23, which produces MELIDVIKRPVITEMSVAAMDEKKYTFEVDVRANKTLVKQAVESVFDVKVKKVNIMNVKPKLKRMGKHAGYTKKRRKAIVQLTEDSKEIQIFDAE
- the rplD gene encoding 50S ribosomal protein L4, which gives rise to MTSVALFKQDGTQNGEIELNEAIFGIEPNESVVYDAIIMQRASLRQGTHAVKNRSAVRGGGRKPWRQKGTGRARQGSIRSPQWRGGGVVFGPTPRSYSYKLPKKVRRLAIKSVLSEKVAENKLVVVEGLAFDAPKTKEFKQVLANLSVDTKVLVVLEGGNDFAALSGRNLPNVSIVESNNVSVLDVVAADKLLVTKTALTQIEEVLA
- the rpsJ gene encoding 30S ribosomal protein S10; this translates as MAKQKIRIRLKAYEHRVLDQSAEKIVETAKRTGAEVSGPIPLPTDRSVYTVIRATHKYKDSREQFEMRTHKRLIDIVSPTPKTVDALMKLDLPSGVNIEIKL
- the rplP gene encoding 50S ribosomal protein L16; translation: MLVPKRVKHRREFRGKMRGEAKGGKEIAFGEYGLQAVDSHWITNRQIEAARIAMTRHMKRGGKVWIKIFPHKSYTSKAIGVRMGSGKGAPEGWVSPVKRGKILFEVAGVPEDVAREALRLASNKLPIKTKIVKREEMGGESNEG
- the rpmC gene encoding 50S ribosomal protein L29, with the translated sequence MKVKDIRELTTTEMIAKEKEYKEELFNLRFQLATGQLENTARISEVRKSIARIKTVLREEAAK